The proteins below are encoded in one region of Rahnella sikkimica:
- a CDS encoding MFS transporter, producing the protein MRNEATEVVSTSLNSSEPKESAWMAIISLTMGVFGLLTAEYLPASLLTPMAADLGVTEALAGQAVTVTAVVALFAGLMVPRLTRNYDRRNVLLGFTMLMIASNLLVALSSSLAVLLIMRILLGIALGGFWSMAAAVAMRLVPAKSVPRALSIIFSGIAVGTVVSIPLGSYLGGLYGWRSAFIAATGVGVLTLLFQLFTLPGMAPRRMMVTASVMELLRRPGIAMGMTGCVIAHTGQYALFTYIRPALENIVKLDVDRLSLILLGFGIANFIGTLLAGWLMERSLRLTLILMPALVGLAALSMILLPLEEIGLMMLVALWGMAFGGVPVAWSNWVARSVPDQAETAGGMVVAAVQSSIAAGAAWGGLIFGISGVTGVFITAGCIMFFATLIIGLKVKVALT; encoded by the coding sequence ATGAGAAATGAAGCAACTGAAGTTGTATCCACTAGTTTGAATAGTTCGGAACCCAAAGAATCCGCATGGATGGCCATTATTTCACTGACTATGGGCGTGTTTGGCTTACTGACTGCGGAGTATCTTCCTGCCAGCCTGTTGACACCCATGGCCGCCGATCTCGGTGTGACAGAAGCTCTTGCTGGTCAGGCTGTAACGGTAACGGCTGTGGTGGCCTTGTTTGCTGGTCTGATGGTTCCCCGCCTGACGCGTAATTATGATCGCCGAAATGTTTTGCTTGGTTTTACCATGCTGATGATTGCCTCCAATCTACTTGTCGCGCTTTCATCCAGTCTGGCCGTACTGTTAATCATGCGCATTTTGCTGGGCATCGCACTGGGAGGCTTCTGGAGTATGGCTGCTGCCGTAGCTATGCGGTTGGTCCCTGCGAAAAGCGTTCCGCGCGCGCTCTCCATTATTTTTAGTGGTATTGCTGTCGGTACCGTAGTTTCGATCCCACTGGGGAGCTATTTAGGTGGGCTTTATGGCTGGCGTAGTGCTTTTATCGCTGCAACCGGGGTAGGCGTGCTGACTCTACTCTTTCAGCTATTTACCCTTCCAGGAATGGCTCCGCGTAGAATGATGGTAACAGCATCTGTCATGGAATTACTCCGCCGCCCAGGTATTGCGATGGGAATGACGGGGTGTGTAATTGCCCATACTGGTCAGTATGCACTGTTTACCTATATTCGTCCGGCTCTTGAAAATATTGTCAAACTTGATGTGGATCGTTTGTCTCTGATACTACTTGGATTTGGCATCGCTAATTTTATCGGTACGCTGCTGGCTGGGTGGCTGATGGAGAGAAGCCTGCGTCTTACCCTGATACTCATGCCAGCGCTTGTCGGTTTAGCGGCATTAAGCATGATTTTGCTGCCACTAGAGGAAATAGGATTGATGATGCTCGTCGCGCTGTGGGGGATGGCATTTGGTGGCGTACCCGTTGCGTGGTCAAACTGGGTAGCGCGTTCCGTACCCGATCAGGCTGAAACCGCTGGCGGTATGGTAGTCGCAGCAGTTCAATCTTCAATTGCTGCGGGTGCTGCGTGGGGGGGATTAATCTTTGGTATCAGCGGCGTTACAGGTGTTTTCATCACCGCTGGTTGCATAATGTTTTTTGCCACGCTCATTATCGGACTAAAGGTGAAGGTCGCGCTGACCTGA
- a CDS encoding AraC family transcriptional regulator translates to MMPYPDFLPKTPNMHVNKHFALSSELISELLLEMRLRGVQYRRLQTGSEFGIGFSNRPGHAYFHYIAVGTALLRTHDGILHELKAGSMVFMPQGEDHELVSDVSSSFQHIDTLGSAPLGEAVSGINTCPSSNPTPSTVLFYGCMEFDLGGMQGLGKLMPQAIVVEANEQIYPGLVPILGAMKFEICSGRAGFAGILARLAEVAAAMIVRGWIENGSENAAGLIAALRDPRLARAILAIHRDTCREWSVAELAAQSHVSRSVFAERFKSIIGIPPLRYAREVRMRIAGHWIIHDKISIDTVALRLGYASQAAFSRAFKRINGYPPGAMRQRKAIH, encoded by the coding sequence ATGATGCCCTATCCTGATTTTTTACCCAAAACTCCGAATATGCATGTGAATAAACATTTTGCCCTGTCATCCGAGCTTATCAGTGAATTGCTGCTGGAAATGCGCCTACGTGGCGTGCAGTATCGCCGTTTACAGACTGGCTCTGAATTCGGCATCGGTTTTAGCAACAGGCCGGGGCATGCCTATTTTCATTACATCGCTGTGGGAACTGCTCTGCTTCGCACACACGATGGTATCTTGCACGAACTGAAAGCCGGAAGCATGGTATTCATGCCGCAGGGTGAGGATCATGAGCTTGTATCGGATGTCAGCAGTTCATTTCAACATATCGACACTTTAGGCTCTGCTCCTTTAGGCGAAGCCGTCAGCGGAATCAATACGTGCCCGAGTTCGAATCCGACACCCAGCACGGTTCTGTTTTATGGCTGTATGGAGTTCGATCTCGGTGGAATGCAAGGTCTTGGTAAACTGATGCCACAAGCCATAGTGGTTGAGGCAAATGAACAGATTTATCCGGGGTTGGTCCCCATTCTGGGCGCGATGAAATTTGAAATCTGTTCCGGGCGAGCAGGCTTCGCGGGCATTCTGGCACGCCTCGCAGAAGTGGCGGCCGCTATGATTGTGCGTGGATGGATAGAAAACGGCAGCGAAAACGCCGCTGGCCTGATCGCTGCGTTACGTGATCCACGACTTGCCCGTGCTATCCTGGCCATTCATCGCGATACATGTCGGGAGTGGTCTGTTGCTGAACTTGCTGCCCAGTCACATGTGTCACGTTCTGTTTTTGCAGAACGCTTTAAATCAATCATCGGCATACCACCCCTGCGCTATGCAAGGGAGGTGCGAATGCGTATCGCAGGTCACTGGATAATTCATGATAAGATCTCAATTGACACCGTTGCTCTACGCCTCGGCTATGCCTCACAGGCTGCGTTTAGCAGAGCTTTTAAGCGCATCAATGGATATCCGCCAGGCGCTATGCGTCAGCGAAAGGCAATACACTAA
- a CDS encoding oxidoreductase: MSGLPTIALIGPGAIGTTVAALLHEVDRTPMLCGRTAHPQLVLHHDEGKIIVPGPVLNNPSIVRHPMDLVFVAVKTTQVADSAGWLAALCDENTVICALQNGVEQKTLLEPFVNGATVLPSVVWFPAQRESDTSVRLRAKPRLTLPDVPLAQLVTDALSGTRCTVELSSDFVSLAWRKLLQNAVAGLMVLTNRHAGIFSREDITQLALAYLHECMIVAHAQGAVLQDSVLQEIVNGFQCAPADLGTSILADRKANRPLEWDIRNGVIQRYGHSKGIPTPISDILVPLLAAGSEGPG; encoded by the coding sequence ATGTCTGGCCTTCCAACCATTGCTCTTATTGGACCCGGCGCGATTGGTACTACAGTTGCTGCATTGCTTCATGAAGTTGACCGCACACCAATGCTTTGCGGACGTACCGCGCATCCACAATTAGTTTTGCATCACGATGAGGGGAAAATAATCGTGCCAGGCCCGGTGTTGAACAATCCTTCAATTGTCAGGCATCCGATGGACCTGGTCTTTGTTGCGGTAAAAACTACCCAGGTGGCTGATAGCGCTGGTTGGCTGGCCGCGTTGTGTGATGAAAACACTGTAATATGTGCCCTGCAAAACGGCGTGGAGCAGAAAACCCTTCTGGAGCCCTTCGTTAACGGGGCAACAGTGCTCCCATCTGTTGTGTGGTTTCCAGCACAGCGTGAATCCGATACTTCTGTCCGACTTCGCGCAAAACCCCGACTAACCCTACCGGATGTGCCACTTGCACAACTTGTCACTGACGCGCTCAGCGGCACGCGTTGCACGGTTGAGTTGTCATCTGATTTTGTCTCGCTTGCATGGCGTAAGCTACTGCAGAATGCAGTTGCGGGCCTGATGGTGCTTACAAATCGCCATGCAGGAATATTCTCACGAGAAGATATTACACAATTGGCTCTAGCTTATTTACACGAATGCATGATCGTTGCACATGCACAGGGGGCAGTGCTTCAAGATAGTGTCCTGCAGGAGATTGTTAACGGTTTTCAGTGTGCGCCCGCAGATTTAGGCACCTCTATACTTGCCGACCGGAAGGCTAACCGGCCGCTTGAATGGGATATACGTAACGGTGTCATTCAGCGTTATGGCCACTCAAAGGGTATCCCAACTCCCATTAGTGACATCCTGGTACCATTATTGGCGGCGGGGAGCGAGGGACCGGGCTGA
- a CDS encoding IS3 family transposase (programmed frameshift) — translation MKKTRYTEKQIAFALKQAETGTRVEEECRKMGISEATFYNWKKKFSGMAITELRRLRQLEDENQRFKRLVADLSLDKEMLQDVIRKKFLRPIQKREAVTYLLDAYRIGLRRGCRLMMQSRTVYLYRSCRDDRALTHRIREIAETRIRYGCPRIHILLRREGWLVNHKKTHRIYCQEGLNLRAKRPLRHVTARHRHARPEVTALDQCWSMDFVADNLFNGRRIRALTVVDNFSRECLAIEVGQGLRGEDVVAVMERLKQMQHRIPHRLQTDNGSEFISKALDRWAYENKVTMDFSRPGRPTDNALVESFNGSLRDECLNVHWFLSLEDAQEKIEHWRQEYNQYRPHSSLNNQTPEEFVRSLQTDPDL, via the exons ATGAAAAAGACCCGTTATACCGAAAAACAGATAGCATTTGCCCTTAAACAGGCCGAAACCGGCACTCGGGTGGAGGAAGAATGCAGAAAGATGGGTATTTCTGAAGCCACTTTTTATAACTGGAAGAAAAAATTTAGCGGGATGGCCATAACAGAACTGCGCCGTTTGCGGCAGCTTGAGGACGAAAACCAACGGTTTAAGCGTCTGGTGGCGGACCTCAGTCTGGATAAGGAAATGCTCCAGGATGTCATTCGAAAAAAGT TTCTGAGGCCCATTCAGAAGCGTGAAGCGGTGACTTACCTGCTGGACGCCTATCGTATCGGGCTGCGTCGTGGTTGCCGTTTAATGATGCAGAGTCGCACGGTATACCTCTATCGCAGTTGTCGTGATGACAGGGCCCTGACTCACCGGATAAGAGAAATTGCGGAGACACGGATCCGCTATGGTTGCCCGCGCATTCATATTCTTTTGCGCAGGGAAGGCTGGTTAGTCAACCACAAGAAAACCCACCGAATTTACTGTCAGGAAGGACTGAATCTGCGAGCAAAACGCCCACTCAGGCATGTTACAGCCAGGCACCGACACGCCCGTCCAGAAGTGACCGCATTAGATCAGTGCTGGAGCATGGATTTTGTTGCTGATAATCTGTTCAACGGGCGTCGGATACGTGCCCTAACTGTAGTGGATAATTTTAGTCGTGAATGCCTGGCGATCGAAGTTGGTCAGGGGCTGCGCGGAGAGGATGTGGTGGCTGTTATGGAGCGCCTGAAACAAATGCAGCACCGTATACCACACCGGTTGCAGACGGATAATGGCAGCGAATTTATCTCTAAAGCGCTTGACCGATGGGCATACGAAAATAAGGTGACAATGGACTTCTCACGGCCCGGCAGACCGACAGATAATGCTCTGGTCGAGTCATTCAACGGGAGCCTGCGCGATGAGTGTTTGAATGTGCACTGGTTCCTGTCACTGGAAGATGCTCAGGAGAAGATCGAGCACTGGCGGCAGGAATATAACCAGTACCGGCCACATTCCTCATTAAATAACCAGACTCCGGAAGAATTTGTCCGAAGCCTGCAAACAGACCCGGATCTCTGA
- a CDS encoding GNAT family N-acetyltransferase, translating to MKLFSTERTDVYLLTEDLSEKLQQYLITNRSNFAPFEPLRDDQYFTLNNISERIKQSVNEFNERKNLLMVFTIKEEREIVGSINFTNFVYGVFQACHLGFSIDHDHQGKGLMHETLEMAIDYLHEKYELHRVMANHLPDNYRSSKTLQSLGFMKEGYAKSYLKINGVWKDHVLNSLILSE from the coding sequence ATGAAGTTATTTTCAACAGAAAGAACGGATGTATACCTGCTTACTGAAGATTTATCGGAAAAATTACAGCAGTACTTGATTACAAATAGAAGTAATTTTGCGCCTTTTGAACCATTGCGTGATGACCAATATTTCACTTTGAACAATATTTCTGAAAGAATTAAACAATCAGTAAATGAATTCAACGAAAGAAAAAATTTACTGATGGTTTTCACTATAAAAGAAGAAAGGGAAATAGTCGGTAGCATAAATTTCACCAACTTTGTTTATGGTGTTTTTCAGGCCTGTCATTTGGGGTTTTCAATCGATCATGATCATCAGGGGAAAGGGCTCATGCATGAGACTCTCGAGATGGCGATAGATTATCTACATGAAAAATATGAACTACATCGCGTAATGGCAAACCACCTTCCTGACAACTACAGAAGCAGCAAAACGCTTCAAAGCCTAGGGTTTATGAAAGAGGGATATGCAAAATCTTATCTAAAAATAAATGGGGTTTGGAAGGATCATGTACTCAACTCCCTAATTCTTTCAGAATAA
- a CDS encoding DMT family transporter: MPTHIILLTLFAALLHASWNALLRGGSDRLWSMTIMCVAIACSCVIIAPFLPLPTGESVKYAVLSALLHVGYNLCLVRSYQSGDLGKTYPIARGSSPLMVTFGAAIFAGEKIVSTMFVGIGLISSGIMLLAIRSPKVPVRDLKFPLATGAFIAAYSVVDGLGVRVSGNSFSYTVWMSMLWGALMPVFFIILRDTKSLLRWRPGLFGAAVGGLVSLLAYGLIIYAMMAAPMGGVSALRETSVLFAVVLGYLFLGEKLTLRKMLACTVIVIGTFMMG, translated from the coding sequence ATGCCCACTCATATTATTTTACTGACGTTGTTCGCCGCCCTCCTGCACGCGAGTTGGAATGCCTTACTCCGCGGCGGTTCTGACCGGTTGTGGTCGATGACCATAATGTGTGTAGCGATCGCGTGTAGCTGCGTCATTATCGCCCCATTCCTTCCGCTGCCCACCGGCGAGAGCGTTAAATATGCGGTGTTATCGGCTTTGCTGCATGTCGGCTACAACCTGTGTTTAGTTCGCAGTTATCAAAGCGGAGATCTCGGGAAAACCTACCCAATTGCACGGGGTTCTTCGCCCCTGATGGTGACCTTTGGAGCAGCAATTTTTGCAGGGGAAAAAATTGTCTCAACTATGTTTGTCGGTATCGGGCTGATCTCGAGTGGGATTATGTTACTTGCTATAAGAAGTCCTAAAGTGCCGGTGCGAGACCTCAAATTTCCCCTCGCTACCGGGGCGTTTATCGCCGCCTATAGCGTTGTGGATGGGTTAGGTGTGCGCGTCTCAGGCAATTCTTTCTCTTATACCGTGTGGATGAGCATGTTGTGGGGTGCGCTGATGCCTGTGTTCTTTATCATCCTGCGCGACACAAAAAGTTTACTGCGCTGGCGTCCTGGTTTATTTGGTGCGGCAGTTGGTGGGCTTGTATCGTTATTGGCTTACGGCCTCATCATTTATGCCATGATGGCCGCACCTATGGGGGGCGTGTCAGCTCTACGCGAAACAAGCGTACTTTTTGCTGTTGTTCTGGGGTATCTGTTTTTGGGGGAAAAGCTAACGTTGAGAAAAATGCTGGCGTGTACGGTGATCGTAATCGGAACGTTTATGATGGGTTAA
- a CDS encoding YagU family protein has translation MASLFNTTNKSARNYITALWAGFLGGNIASFVKWGTESVLPPRTADRAIPPAEMLTDFGLKVNEMVYTYSGHIVNWGVSGVHHLFSIVFAMFYCLVAEVFPQIKLWQGVAFAILVTICFHGIVLPLGGWAPPLWDLPHDEIISETFGHIVWMWTIEVFRRDIRSRMTQKMDPEFQ, from the coding sequence ATGGCTTCACTTTTTAATACTACTAATAAATCTGCACGGAATTACATTACTGCGTTATGGGCTGGTTTTTTAGGTGGCAATATAGCGAGTTTTGTAAAATGGGGTACAGAGAGTGTGCTTCCTCCAAGAACAGCGGATAGAGCAATCCCACCCGCCGAAATGCTTACCGATTTTGGTTTAAAAGTTAATGAAATGGTCTACACATACTCAGGCCATATTGTTAACTGGGGTGTATCAGGGGTACATCACCTCTTCTCGATCGTTTTTGCGATGTTTTATTGTCTGGTTGCTGAAGTCTTTCCTCAGATAAAGCTTTGGCAAGGGGTCGCTTTTGCCATACTCGTTACAATCTGCTTCCACGGCATTGTGTTACCACTTGGTGGGTGGGCCCCCCCGTTATGGGACTTACCACATGATGAAATAATCTCTGAAACTTTTGGCCACATAGTTTGGATGTGGACAATTGAGGTATTCAGGAGAGATATCCGCAGTCGTATGACCCAAAAAATGGATCCAGAATTCCAATAA
- the gcvA gene encoding transcriptional regulator GcvA: protein MKRDLPPTATLRTFEVATRHITFTSAAEELFITQSAVSHQLKNLEEIWGLQLFQRGKTLRLTPAGAALAPLVREFFSKLETTLVDLREQNGRVRLRVSTTYSFALKWLLPRLPDLALLHPEILVTIENTDNAIRFASGDADLAIRFGNGNYPALHSEFMFREQLFPVASPSLLQRFGIPNVPGELLRYPLLTRDGADLVPKWDTWFKKVGINTDVLHENVRFADTNMTIEAALLGQGIALARSGHVEKEIREGSLVRLFDVIFPSPVAYYLVCPEGTETQPHILKFRNWLLAQSQQAQLSYS, encoded by the coding sequence ATGAAACGTGATCTCCCCCCTACAGCCACATTGCGCACTTTCGAGGTCGCTACCCGGCACATCACGTTTACGTCAGCCGCAGAGGAGTTATTCATTACGCAAAGTGCTGTCAGCCATCAGCTCAAAAATCTCGAGGAAATCTGGGGGCTGCAACTCTTTCAGCGAGGTAAAACTTTGCGCCTTACGCCTGCTGGCGCAGCCCTTGCCCCTTTGGTACGCGAATTCTTCAGTAAACTCGAAACCACACTTGTCGACCTGCGTGAACAAAATGGGCGTGTACGTTTGCGCGTCAGCACCACCTATTCTTTTGCGCTTAAGTGGCTGTTACCCCGCTTGCCTGACCTGGCTCTCCTACATCCGGAAATTCTGGTTACAATCGAAAACACCGATAACGCTATTAGATTCGCGAGCGGAGATGCCGATTTGGCAATCCGTTTTGGGAACGGTAATTATCCTGCGCTACATTCAGAGTTTATGTTCCGTGAACAGCTCTTTCCGGTGGCAAGCCCTTCCCTTTTACAGCGTTTTGGTATTCCAAATGTCCCTGGCGAATTGTTACGTTACCCGCTCCTTACTCGTGACGGTGCTGACCTGGTACCAAAATGGGACACATGGTTCAAGAAAGTGGGCATCAATACGGATGTACTCCACGAGAATGTGCGCTTCGCTGACACCAATATGACTATTGAAGCAGCCTTACTAGGCCAGGGCATTGCATTGGCGAGAAGCGGGCACGTTGAAAAAGAAATCCGTGAAGGAAGCTTGGTCCGATTATTTGACGTAATATTCCCCTCACCTGTTGCTTACTACTTGGTCTGTCCGGAAGGCACAGAAACTCAGCCGCATATACTTAAATTCCGCAACTGGCTTCTCGCTCAGTCACAGCAAGCTCAGCTTAGCTACAGTTAA
- a CDS encoding helix-turn-helix domain-containing protein — MKELDIREIADRTGVTPSALRYYEKKGLIKPVGRNGLRRQYNENVINKLQLIALGQAAGFSLNEIATMFSPENKLALNRVQLLQRAKDIDGTIRKLQLLSRGLKHVACCTKTEHSECEEFKRIVSRGLRLVR, encoded by the coding sequence ATGAAAGAACTGGATATCAGGGAAATCGCAGACCGTACCGGAGTTACCCCGTCTGCATTGCGATATTACGAAAAGAAAGGTCTAATCAAACCTGTTGGCCGTAATGGCCTCAGAAGGCAGTACAATGAAAACGTTATCAATAAACTACAATTGATCGCGCTTGGGCAGGCAGCAGGGTTTTCTCTTAATGAAATAGCGACGATGTTTAGTCCAGAGAACAAACTCGCATTAAACCGCGTACAGCTTCTTCAACGAGCAAAGGACATCGACGGCACTATCCGCAAACTCCAGTTGTTAAGCCGGGGACTGAAACATGTAGCATGTTGTACGAAGACTGAGCATTCCGAATGTGAGGAATTCAAAAGAATTGTCTCAAGAGGGCTGCGACTCGTCAGGTAA
- a CDS encoding DUF7661 family protein, whose amino-acid sequence MLIYNVFGRHIGVQRKNERWLVFRADLTERKFSRLYEIVIPDDMTEGEIASWLGDIFHEAATERHPNVERIG is encoded by the coding sequence ATGCTTATATATAACGTTTTTGGACGGCATATTGGCGTTCAACGTAAGAATGAACGGTGGCTTGTATTTCGTGCTGATCTGACGGAAAGAAAGTTTTCTCGACTCTATGAAATCGTTATTCCAGATGATATGACAGAAGGCGAGATTGCCAGCTGGCTGGGTGACATTTTCCATGAAGCCGCAACCGAGCGTCATCCAAATGTGGAACGCATCGGATAA
- a CDS encoding DUF2938 domain-containing protein: MDIIIFFKTVIAGIGATLVMDWWSLCQKLILKIPPLDYALVGRWILLLPQGKFRHHTILSASRIPGENLTGWVFHYLIGILFAVIPLLLYGRGWLIDPSLFMGMLTGLLTLIAPFLILQPAFGFGIAASRTPRPWVARLLSLITHLSYGIGLYGITAVMASLS; the protein is encoded by the coding sequence TTGGATATCATCATTTTTTTCAAAACCGTCATAGCGGGCATTGGAGCAACACTGGTCATGGATTGGTGGTCGTTATGTCAAAAGCTTATTTTAAAAATTCCACCATTAGATTATGCGCTGGTAGGTCGCTGGATTTTATTGCTTCCACAAGGAAAATTCAGGCATCACACCATTCTTTCAGCATCACGGATACCAGGGGAGAATCTTACTGGCTGGGTATTCCATTATCTAATCGGAATACTTTTTGCGGTTATACCACTTTTGCTTTACGGAAGAGGCTGGCTCATTGACCCCTCGCTCTTCATGGGCATGTTAACAGGTTTGTTAACTTTGATTGCTCCGTTCTTAATTTTGCAACCCGCGTTTGGCTTTGGTATCGCTGCCTCACGTACACCTCGCCCATGGGTGGCGCGTCTTTTAAGCCTGATTACGCACCTTTCGTATGGTATCGGGTTATATGGCATTACAGCTGTTATGGCGTCATTGTCATAG